A single window of Anaerocolumna chitinilytica DNA harbors:
- a CDS encoding ABC transporter ATP-binding protein, translating to MSLLEVKNLGISFGGLRAVDNVNLSIEKGQLYGLIGPNGAGKTTIFNLLTGVYRPTDGAIKLDGVDLVGKMPSEICKAGIARTFQNIRLFKKMTVLDNVKTALHNQCHYTLAESLFHLGSYFKKEQSMDEKVLEILKVFDLDKEADYMAGNLPYGKQRKLEIARGLATNPKLLLLDEPAAGMNPNETAELMDTIQIVRERYGITILLIEHDMKLVSGICEKILVLNFGTELAAGTPDEVLNNPEVITAYLGE from the coding sequence TTGAGTTTATTAGAGGTAAAGAATTTAGGAATCTCCTTTGGAGGCTTAAGAGCGGTAGACAATGTGAACCTTTCCATTGAAAAGGGGCAGCTCTATGGATTAATAGGACCAAACGGTGCCGGAAAAACAACGATATTTAATCTGCTAACCGGTGTATATAGACCTACAGATGGAGCCATCAAACTGGATGGTGTGGACTTAGTAGGTAAGATGCCTTCCGAAATCTGCAAGGCAGGTATTGCTAGAACTTTTCAGAATATACGTTTATTTAAGAAAATGACGGTTTTGGATAATGTAAAGACAGCCCTTCATAACCAATGCCATTACACACTGGCAGAAAGTCTTTTTCATCTGGGTTCTTATTTTAAGAAGGAACAAAGTATGGATGAAAAGGTACTTGAAATTCTTAAGGTATTCGATTTGGACAAAGAAGCTGACTACATGGCCGGCAATCTTCCCTATGGTAAGCAGCGTAAGTTAGAAATCGCCAGAGGTCTTGCCACCAATCCGAAGCTTTTACTGTTAGATGAACCGGCAGCCGGTATGAACCCGAATGAAACAGCAGAGCTTATGGATACCATACAGATTGTCAGGGAACGCTATGGAATTACCATATTATTAATTGAACACGATATGAAGCTTGTGTCAGGAATTTGCGAAAAGATACTGGTGCTGAATTTCGGAACAGAATTGGCAGCAGGAACACCGGATGAGGTCTTAAATAATCCGGAAGTTATAACCGCATATCTTGGAGAGTAA